In Dama dama isolate Ldn47 chromosome 9, ASM3311817v1, whole genome shotgun sequence, the following proteins share a genomic window:
- the EGR1 gene encoding early growth response protein 1: MAAAKAEMQLMSPLQISDPFGSFPHSPTMDNYPKLEEMMLLSNGAPQFLGAAGAPEGSSGSSSSSSSGGGGGGGGGGSSNSNSSSAFNPQGEASEPPYEHLTAESFPDISLNNEKVLVETSYPSQTTRLPPITYTGRFSLEPAPNSGNTLWPEPLFSLVSGLVSMTNPPATSSSASSPAASSSASQSPPLSCAVQSNDSSPIYSAAPTFPTPNTDIFPEPQGQAFPGSAGPALQYPPPAYPGAKGGFQVPMIPDYLFPQQQGDLGLGTPDQKPFQGLESRTQQPSLTPLSTIKAFATQSGSQDLKALNSTYQSQLIKPSRMRKYPNRPSKTPPHERPYACPVESCDRRFSRSDELTRHIRIHTGQKPFQCRICMRNFSRSDHLTTHIRTHTGEKPFACDICGRKFARSDERKRHTKIHLRQKDKKADKSAVSAAPSSLPSYPSPVATSYPSPVTTSYPSPATTSYPSPVPTSYSSPGSSTYPSPVHSGFPSPSVATTYSSVPPAFPTQVSSFPSSAVTNSFSASTGLSDMTTTFSPRTIEIC, from the exons ATGGCGGCAGCCAAGGCCGAGATGCAGCTGATGTCCCCGCTGCAGATCTCCGACCCCTTTGGCTCCTTTCCTCATTCGCCCACCATGGACAACTACCCTAAGCTGGAGGAGATGATGCTGCTGAGCAATGGGGCTCCCCAGTTCCTGGGTGCCGCCGGGGCCCCGGAGGGCAGCAgcggtagcagcagcagcagcagcagcgggggcggtggaggtggagggggcggcggcagcagcaacagcaacagcagcagcgcCTTCAACCCTCAGGGGGAGGCAAGCGAGCCGCCCTACGAGCACCTGACCGCAG AGTCCTTTCCTGACATCTCTCTGAATAACGAGAAGGTTCTAGTGGAGACGAGTTACCCCAGCCAAACCACCCGGCTGCCCCCCATCACCTACACAGGCCGCTTTTCTCTGGAGCCTGCACCCAACAGTGGCAACACCCTGTGGCCTGAGCCCCTCTTCAGCCTGGTCAGCGGCCTCGTGAGCATGACCAACCCACCGGCCACCTCATCTTCAGCATCATCTCCAGCggcctcctcctcggcctcccAGAGCCCACCGCTGAGCTGCGCAGTGCAGTCCAATGACAGCAGCCCCATCTACTCCGCGGCACCCACCTTCCCCACACCTAACACTGACATCTTCCCTGAGCCACAAGGCCAGGCCTTTCCGGGCTCAGCAGGCCCCGCCCTTCAGTACCCACCTCCTGCCTACCCTGGTGCCAAGGGGGGCTTCCAGGTCCCCATGATCCCCGACTATCTGTTTCCACAACAGCAGGGGGACCTGGGCCTGGGCACCCCAGACCAGAAGCCCTTCCAGGGCCTGGAGAGCCGTACCCAGCAGCCTTCACTCACTCCACTCTCTACCATCAAGGCCTTTGCCACACAGTCGGGCTCCCAGGACCTGAAGGCCCTCAACAGCACCTACCAGTCTCAGCTCATCAAACCCAGCCGCATGCGCAAGTACCCCAACCGGCCCAGCAAGACGCCCCCCCATGAACGCCCCTACGCCTGCCCGGTGGAGTCCTGTGACCGGCGCTTCTCCCGCTCAGATGAGCTCACCCGCCACATTCGCATCCACACCGGCCAGAAACCCTTCCAGTGCCGCATCTGCATGCGCAACTTCAGCCGCAGCGACCACCTCACCACCCACATCCGCAcccacacaggggagaagcccttcGCCTGTGACATCTGTGGGAGAAAGTTTGCCAGGAGCGATGAACGCAAGAGGCATACCAAGATCCACTTGCGGCAGAAGGACAAAAAAGCAGACAAAAGCGCAgtctctgctgccccctcctctctcccttcctaccCGTCCCCCGTGGCTACCTCCTACCCATCCCCAGTTACTACCTCTTACCCATCCCCAGCCACCACCTCATATCCGTCGCCGGTGCCCACCTCCTACTCTTCTCCCGGCTCCTCGACCTACCCATCCCCTGTCCACAGTGGTTTCCCGTCCCCCTCGGTGGCCACCACATACTCCTCCGTCCCTCCTGCTTTCCCGACCCAGGTCAGCAGCTTCCCCTCCTCAGCTGTCACCAACTCCTTCAGCGCCTCCACTGGGCTTTCGGACATGACAACCACCTTTTCTCCCAGGacaattgaaatttgctaa